One window of Equus asinus isolate D_3611 breed Donkey chromosome 7, EquAss-T2T_v2, whole genome shotgun sequence genomic DNA carries:
- the CHMP1B gene encoding charged multivesicular body protein 1b: MSNMEKHLFNLKFAAKELSRSAKKCDKEEKAEKAKIKKAIQKGNMEVARIHAENAIRQKNQAVNFLRMSARVDAVAARVQTAVTMGKVTKSMAGVVKSMDATLKTMNLEKISALMDKFEHQFETLDVQTQQMEDTMSSTTTLTTPQNQVDMLLQEMADEAGLDLNMELPQGQTGSVATSVASAEQDELSQRLARLRDQV, translated from the coding sequence ATGTCCAACATGGAGAAACACCTGTTCAACCTGAAGTTCGCGGCCAAAGAACTGAGCAGGAGTGCCAAAAAATGCGACAAGGAGGAAAAGGCCGAAAAGGCCAAAATTAAAAAGGCCATTCAGAAGGGCAACATGGAAGTTGCGAGGATTCACGCCGAAAATGCCATTCGCCAGAAGAACCAGGCGGTGAATTTCTTGAGAATGAGTGCGCGGGTTGATGCTGTGGCTGCCAGAGTCCAGACGGCGGTGACGATGGGCAAGGTGACCAAGTCGATGGCCGGTGTGGTTAAGTCGATGGATGCGACGCTGAAGACCATGAATCTGGAGAAGATCTCTGCCTTAATGGACAAATTCGAGCACCAGTTTGAGACGCTGGATGTCCAGACGCAGCAAATGGAAGACACGATGAGCAGCACGACGACGCTGACCACTCCCCAGAACCAAGTGGATATGCTGCTCCAGGAAATGGCAGACGAGGCCGGCCTAGACCTCAACATGGAGCTGCCGCAGGGGCAGACCGGCTCCGTGGCTACGAGCGTGGCTTCAGCCGAGCAGGATGAACTATCCCAGAGACTGGCCCGCCTGCGGGATCAAGTGTGA